AGTTACAGATCAAGACTCAATGTTGACAACCATATGATTCAACTGAATGCTATAGAACACATAGATGCCTTATGAACAATGGGTAGCTATATGAACTAACAACTCTGTTGTAAGATATAGATGATATTCTGAGCCTCTTTATCATCCTGATGTGCTCCTATGGCAGACAAACTGTGAAACAAGCACATGCAGCTACCCCACAGTCCCACACATGCAACCTCACAACCAAATATCTCACTGTCAGAGTTTCAGGTGGGGTAAATAATTAATGGAAAGGAATTACAGAATGAAACAGGATATTATCGCCCTTGATGTGGATACTGCAGCTTACTTACTGTCGCTTGCTTTAGTGCTACTATAGACTAATACTCCTGTATTTATTATAGAGATGACAAACTatgatgagtttacaactaacACATACAATCACACTTTACTTACAATCAGTAGCTACCACACTAACAATCAGTAGCTACCACACTAACAATCAGTAGCTACCACACTAACAATCAGTAGCTACCACACTAATATTATATAACTGTACCTAATACTGTAATTTTCTTTTGttcctgggcacaccagctgtgctgactgcccagtaattATAAATACTGCTGATGCTGCTGTTTGCTTGCTGCTTTATTTTACTTCCAATTCAATTACATTAGGCCACTAtttgcaatggcggatccaggatggggcatttggggcaaatccccccccttcaagaaattgcatacaagatcgagatactctaatagagcagtcaattactctaataaagcagtcacaatgttcatgaggcagtgcagcttacttatgaagctataaataggattttattttacataacatacgtgatataatatatttggtaaaggataactagctattattgttgtgacctttttttttttttttttttgctcttcaactctTTGCAgtaaggtgccccccctctttccaaactctggatccgcccctgatttggtgattttctgtttttcatcagaaaattccaaatgtagaGTGCATGTGCAGGCAGGCAGGTCATTACCATTACCAGAACTTTCCATATACAACATGGAGCAAATCAGTAATCATACAAGAAATAATTGGGTAAAATTGCTGCTGCTAACTGATTATAGTATAGGAGTCCAGTCCACACACTGCAGAAGTTGTCTGGCTTACAATCactgcacacatgcatgtatatgcacAGGTATTCAGGGAAACAACGGTGGAggatgtatatatagctagttgtacCTTCACAGATAGCTAccacatacacatacagtaacaaCATGtactactatagtatgtatgtgttgagctggatcctcaaaagcatttaataactcatgatcACGGATGCAATCAATTACATACGATCTGGAAATTTGCAATTGGCTCATTCAGTTGTAGCACTGCTTaatctgctaaaaatatttcaaaacctTTTTGCTCAAATGCCTGGCACAATATTTacagtcaatcaaaattttttcACCGTAACATAAAAGTACAGTATCAAACTTGTAATAGagcatgtctgttgttgacggtttaactgtcaccactaatcatctggttggctgaaatgttcaTTTCTTgtgaaaaaatccacttttcatttttagctgatccagctcaacttgtacatactataacttCTATTACAAGCACATTCAAGTTATATACGTATGATAAACACCAAATAATAAATGCATACTATACAGATACACACTACAAAAGGACATAGTAAAACTATACAACTAAGAATAAAATACATGAATGTCACAGAACATAGATGTAAATGTTTTTGATGCCTTACACACCACATTAGCATGGTCAGttggtgtatgtatgtactaagAATACAATATTTGGATTCTTTTGTTGTAACTATCACAGACATAAATGCTACCATTTGAACTGGCTGCTATTCCACAAGGACGGTGTAGCTGACCACAAGCTTCACCTTCAGATCCCAAGCCATGTACAAAGTTACCATCATTGTCAAATATTACAATGCAATGATGATTGGTGTCAGCAACCAAGATGTAGTTGTCACTATCACTATCAGTAGCAAGACTGCATGGTTCCCTTAACCGACCAATTCCATGAGTGCCGAACTTGTTAATGAAATGGCCATCCAGTGTAAAAATACATATGCAATGATTATCATGGTCAGCAACAAGTAATTGATTGTTTGCATTAACTGATACGTCATATGGTACATTGAGCTGTTCTGAAATAATGAAGCAAAATTGTCCATTAGCTTGGAACACTGAAATGTGCTCGTTATTTTGTTCAGTACTCGATTATTATGTACAGTAACACCTACTGGACCATAAAGTTGACTATTACTTGAGCCTTTGGAACCAAATGTAAGTAAGTAGTTCCCTTCGGCATCAAACTTCTGTACCCTGTGATTTCCAtagtcagttacaaacaagtgatTATTATCATCATTAAATGCAATCCCTCAAGGGTAAACGAACTGGTTATTTTGTGTACCACTCCAAGATGTCTTCATCAGTTTATTGTCACGatcaaatacatacacacaatgctTAGCATTATCAATCACTGCCCACATTCCATTCTTACCAAACACAATACCCCATGGTTTACCCATGCTACCATCACCGTTCACTATCTTGCAGGAATTATGCATACTATACCTTTGTGTTATAACACTATATGGTTCCTCAACAACTTTCTGCTTATTCACACTTACAGACAGCTGCATCTTGCCTACTTTCTTTGCTACAAAAATAACCACATAACTCCCATTATGGTTATCTCTAACTTGTCCTTTTGTCACTTCTCCATTACTGGACTCAAACTGTACTGACACTTCACTACCTCCTATGGGAATACAATCACCATTGCTGTCCATGGTGATGATTGTGAATTGTGTAAACCCACCTACAGTAGTATACTTTGAAAGGTTATCTATTTTATATGTAAGAAGGCCATTCTGCACACATCCAAACTGTGGAAATGTAATGCTGCTTGGTATATACTTTATTGTGGCTGGCTGTGTTGGTTTTATGTTCATTTTCTGGTATTTGCTGGTGAATTGTTTCATTTGGTCAACCACTTGTTTCTTTGCTGATAACACTTCTTGGTCAGAGCTCTCCTCCACAGCATCTTTCAGTTCCTTTCATACTCGACACTTCTGCTTGTGCATATTCAACTTCTTCAAGTTGTGCCATCATCATCTTCACCTTCTGTGATACTGACTCATAGGTTCGTTGCTTCACCTGCTCTTTCTGCTCCAACAGCTTTTGAACCAATTTATCGTAATGCTGATCAATGTTCATTATTGCTGCTTTGCCTTGTTTCCTGACCTCATTCTGGAACTTTTCAATATCATCGTGAGCTTCAGCAAGACCTGTTATCATCTCCTCTACTGGAGCAGTCACCTGTTTCAACTCATCTCGGTATTTACCAGCCATCAGCTTCACAGTATCATGTTCATGTCCAGCATGATCCTTCACTGTACAGTAAAGACAAACTAACTCCTCACATGtctcacagtaaaacaacagcTCAATGTCATGCTTTTTACACATTGGTACTTTAGGTTTAGCTTGTATGGGAACATCTTTCTTTGATCTTAGTTCAGTTATTGGAACTATGCCATGTCCTCGAGATCTCTTGTCACATTTGTGAGCTTCATTACAGATGTGACACATGAATATACTACAGTCAGGACAAAATGCCACCACTGGATCATCTTCGTCGCATAATTCACATTGAACTTCATCCTCCCCTTCCATTTTATGTTTCAACACTAGTTCATCCACCAGATGATTAATGAAAAAATTATGTGGTAAATCCTTCACTTCTCCTGCAGGAACTATTGCTTCCTGCCAGCACTCTGGACAAACGATCTTGGAATGCTCCTGTATCTTCTCTAGACAATCCTCACAGTAAGAATGATAGCAAGGTAAATACTTGGGGTTCTTGAATATCTGATAACACACTCAAGGGCGGAATTGGGGGAGTGCTttgggtgctgaagcacccccttccaaaattttaccatgtgcaagctaggaagcttctataAGTTGCAGTATaggtgcaattgcatcttatacgtatgcatgggaaatgaaaagatggaaagagaagggagaatagctaatctttacttagaattactaagagggattcaaattatacttttggtgtgagacttaacctaaaagttgctaaaaatcgaaatactctaatagaacagtcaactactctaatagaacatccttcataatgttttttttcgagaagttgccagtgtgttttcttgacctgtgcactgctaccttaccattgctccaaacatcctaccatatactaatcactttctgagaacaacttctgtcaaacAGTTTAGGTATTTTCAATTGTTGCTACATTAATGCTTGGGTTGagatgcttaagtaaaacagttaatttctttgcatgtatacagttaacaatgcTGTAGTAGCTATCTGAGAACTGTtcgtttttgctttatcagtgccaaagttccatgctgcatttatctgaatctagcatcaattgaagctaataaaacttaatgtcatacagggtttgcactcccaaactCAACTTCATAAGCTCAAATAATATCACAGCAATTATGCTGTCACGTTATAAGGgagttagttgtggccaaaaactagtagTATATGTAAGTGGTTTTGGACTCTGGttataaaaaattaatatggtgatggggGCATTGGGCCATATAGTTGTAAAAAGACAGATTGAAATAGTAtcagaacagtctgtggctatatatacgTGCTACAAaattgaagttatttttgtgtgtattttaaatctctacagtgaccttaagatccaatcctgtgtatgtctttgacaatccactattatgtattgcattataatccaatagcatttaaaagtgtagttctgtttttctaaaattgcttacaactgaactcatccatcttgtacccgcacaatctttcagtacaatagaattttggttaaaaatagcaatcttgtgatagccatattccaaaaatttccagagggaGCATCatcccagacccccctagctggaaaattctacatatgcatactctacacactgcacggtgagtgtatacttgccctctcaagccctctcttcattgttactgtttggacgttatagtttgagccatgagactgtaaagcacactagttATACCTTAAGCTAAGCagtacactaaatttagcaatcttgtatattgatggaTTTTAGGATTTACCATATAAATTGTGAattcaattagcaaaaaaccaaactctaaaattgctaaatttaatgtaccactaaattaagctatttcacacacaaaattaatggcaagtattgatcatgtgtagctgcatccttctccttACTGTTCTTTATGTACAGAATatattttagttactggctATGCCTTATTTGACAgctagtagctattacaactgttctggaataatggtgtcattttatcattattacacttaggtgattcacaatgctttacaagcattgaGAATCACTTATACAAAGTGGCATTATTTctcagtcaaaaatattgccaattttaatactgaataggctaaatttgcaaaatctTTCAACCGCccgcctgcatgcaaatatgccagACTCCAgaatgggaaacagagaatttatttggagtggccttataggaagaagctgaaaatcggtgcgtggataggttaactattgaacctcaaacctt
This portion of the Dysidea avara chromosome 12, odDysAvar1.4, whole genome shotgun sequence genome encodes:
- the LOC136239888 gene encoding E3 ubiquitin-protein ligase TRIM45-like, coding for MEGEDEVQCELCDEDDPVVAFCPDCSIFMCHICNEAHKCDKRSRGHGIVPITELRSKKDVPIQAKPKVPMCKKHDIELLFYCETCEELVCLYCTVKDHAGHEHDTVKLMAGKYRDELKQVTAPVEEMITGLAEAHDDIEKFQNEVRKQGKAAIMNIDQHYDKLVQKLLEQKEQVKQRTYESVSQKVKMMMAQLEEVEYAQAEVSSMKGTERCCGGEL
- the LOC136239887 gene encoding E3 ubiquitin-protein ligase TRIM71-like, producing MDSNGDCIPIGGSEVSVQFESSNGEVTKGQVRDNHNGSYVVIFVAKKVGKMQLSVSVNKQKVVEEPYSVITQRYSMHNSCKIVNGDGSMGKPWGIVFGKNGMWAVIDNAKHCVYVFDRDNKLMKTSWSEQLNVPYDVSVNANNQLLVADHDNHCICIFTLDGHFINKFGTHGIGRLREPCSLATDSDSDNYILVADTNHHCIVIFDNDGNFVHGLGSEGEACGQLHRPCGIAASSNGSIYVCDSYNKRIQILYS